One Sodalinema gerasimenkoae IPPAS B-353 DNA segment encodes these proteins:
- a CDS encoding AAA family ATPase codes for MKLLSIQFCNFRQFYGKTPRLILASGERNTTIFHGNNGSGKTSITNGFTWVLYEKFSAAFAAEDQLVNKRAIAETPLREPVECFVEIHFEHGTIRYRARRTCRAYATESGVETGNSLLNLQYAREDGRWFLPQELADDIIGRILPESLHRYFFFDGERIEKLMRDDKRSELADATKALLGINAIGGGVRHLNEVRKSIENHLKGIGNPQTKKFIKQKQEREAKVEQLEKRNQQIEDELKQYASQKHDLNRHLLELQGAENLQLQRSTLEEKHQDTVQRIQQTRAGLADVIATKGYTILLGEMTQQFRGWLSQRQETGELRRGIQRSFVEQLLKQERCICGAELHPGSPGFENVQQWTEKAAIADIEETAIRLSSQVDDIDAQAQEFCQTTQAQQQSLIELSRELSSLGEGLESVKQQLRSFPDQDIQELQQQLDHLELRSSELNQELGANQQQRVNLQREITQLGKDVDQQQMNERKQLLAQRRIAAVQEAMERLQQIQANFEQRFRESLEERIQALFRQISFTPYIPILNENYELSLIERTAGRDQVVAASTGENQILSLSFIGGIIDGVRSWSQRQVLVAPNSSTYPVVMDSPFGSLDEMYRRQVAKSIPQLANQLVVLVTKTQWRGEVETEMGDRIGREYVLRYNSPKPDCDEDAIERFGVRYPLVCRSPNEYEYTEIVPVEPEF; via the coding sequence ATGAAACTTCTATCCATCCAGTTTTGTAACTTCCGTCAGTTTTACGGCAAAACCCCCCGACTCATTTTAGCCAGCGGGGAACGAAATACCACCATCTTTCATGGCAACAATGGTTCAGGGAAAACCAGCATCACCAATGGCTTTACCTGGGTTCTCTATGAAAAATTTAGTGCCGCATTTGCCGCTGAAGACCAATTGGTCAATAAACGGGCGATCGCCGAAACCCCCCTGCGAGAACCCGTCGAATGTTTCGTGGAAATTCACTTTGAACATGGAACCATCCGCTATCGGGCCCGCCGCACTTGTCGCGCCTATGCCACGGAATCAGGAGTCGAAACGGGGAATAGTCTCTTAAACTTACAATATGCTCGGGAAGATGGACGCTGGTTTTTACCCCAAGAACTGGCCGACGATATTATTGGCCGTATTTTACCTGAGAGTCTTCATCGCTATTTCTTCTTTGATGGAGAACGAATAGAAAAATTAATGCGAGATGATAAACGGTCAGAACTGGCTGATGCAACTAAAGCTTTATTAGGAATAAATGCAATTGGTGGCGGGGTGCGTCATCTTAATGAAGTCCGTAAATCTATTGAAAATCATCTTAAAGGCATTGGTAACCCACAAACCAAAAAATTTATCAAACAGAAACAAGAGCGGGAAGCTAAAGTTGAACAACTTGAAAAACGCAATCAGCAAATCGAAGATGAGTTAAAACAGTATGCCAGCCAAAAACATGACCTCAATCGTCACTTGCTGGAACTTCAAGGAGCGGAAAACCTACAATTACAACGCAGCACCCTAGAAGAAAAACATCAAGACACTGTGCAGCGTATCCAACAGACGCGAGCCGGATTAGCCGATGTGATCGCCACGAAAGGATATACCATCCTCTTGGGAGAGATGACACAACAGTTTCGTGGCTGGTTATCCCAACGTCAGGAGACAGGAGAACTGCGGCGGGGGATTCAACGCAGTTTTGTTGAGCAACTGCTCAAACAAGAACGCTGTATTTGTGGTGCTGAACTCCATCCTGGCTCCCCTGGCTTTGAGAATGTACAACAATGGACGGAAAAAGCCGCCATTGCTGATATCGAAGAAACCGCCATTCGCCTCAGTTCCCAAGTGGATGACATTGACGCGCAAGCGCAAGAATTTTGTCAAACCACCCAGGCGCAACAGCAGTCCCTGATTGAACTCAGTCGAGAGCTGTCAAGCCTTGGCGAAGGGTTAGAATCGGTAAAACAGCAACTCCGCAGTTTTCCTGATCAGGATATCCAGGAACTGCAACAGCAACTGGATCATTTAGAATTACGCAGCAGCGAATTAAATCAGGAATTAGGCGCCAATCAGCAGCAGCGAGTCAACCTCCAGCGGGAGATTACCCAGTTGGGGAAAGATGTGGATCAGCAACAGATGAATGAGCGCAAGCAATTGCTCGCACAACGGCGCATTGCGGCGGTTCAGGAGGCGATGGAGCGGCTACAACAGATTCAAGCCAATTTTGAACAGCGATTTCGGGAATCCCTCGAAGAACGTATCCAGGCTCTATTTCGCCAAATCTCGTTTACTCCCTATATCCCCATCTTGAATGAGAATTACGAGTTGAGTCTGATTGAACGCACGGCGGGCCGAGATCAGGTGGTGGCGGCGTCAACGGGGGAAAATCAGATTCTGAGTTTGTCGTTTATTGGCGGGATTATTGATGGGGTTCGCAGTTGGAGTCAGCGTCAAGTGCTGGTGGCTCCCAATAGTAGTACTTATCCGGTGGTGATGGATTCTCCGTTTGGGAGTCTTGATGAGATGTATCGCCGTCAGGTGGCGAAGTCGATTCCTCAGTTGGCTAACCAGTTGGTGGTGTTGGTGACGAAAACTCAATGGCGGGGTGAGGTGGAGACGGAAATGGGCGATCGCATTGGCCGAGAATATGTCCTACGCTACAACTCCCCTAAACCGGACTGTGATGAGGATGCGATCGAACGCTTTGGAGTGCGTTATCCCCTCGTCTGTCGCAGTCCCAATGAATATGAATACACCGAAATTGTCCCGGTAGAACCAGAGTTTTAA